One genomic region from Zalophus californianus isolate mZalCal1 chromosome 14, mZalCal1.pri.v2, whole genome shotgun sequence encodes:
- the CXXC1 gene encoding CXXC-type zinc finger protein 1 isoform X2, with protein sequence MEGDGSDPEPPDAGEDSKSENGENAPIYCICRKPDINCFMIGCDNCNEWFHGDCIRITEKMAKAIREWYCRECREKDPKLEIRYRHKKSRERDSNERDGSEPRDEGGGRKRPAPDPDLQRRAGSGTGVGAMLARGSASPHKSSPQPLVATPSQHHQQQQQIKRSARMCGECEACRRTEDCGHCDFCRDMKKFGGPNKIRQKCRLRQCQLRARESYKYFPSSLSPVTPSESLPRPRRPLPTQQQPQPSQKLGRIREDEGAVASSAVKEPPEAMATPEPLSDEDLPLDPDLYQDFCAGAFDDHGLPWMSDTEESPFLDPALRKRAVKVKHVKRREKKSEKKKEERYKRHRQKQKHKDKWKHPERADAKDPASLPQCLGPGCVRPAQPGSKYCSDDCGMKLAANRIYEILPQRIQQWQQSPCIAEEHGKKLLERIRREQQSARTRLQEMERRFHELEAIILRAKQQAVREDEESNEGDSDDTDLQIFCVSCGHPINPRVALRHMERCYAKYESQTSFGSMYPTRIEGATRLFCDVYNPQSKTYCKRLQVLCPEHSRDPKVPADEVCGCPLVRDVFELTGDFCRLPKRQCNRHYCWEKLRRAEVDLERVRVWYKLDELFEQERNVRTAMTNRAGLLALMLHQTIQHDPLTTDLRSSADR encoded by the exons ATG GAGGGTGATGGTTCAGACCCAGAGCCTCCAGATGCTGGGGAGGACAGCAAGTCGGAGAATGGGGAGAATGCGCCCATCTACTGCATCTGCCGTAAACCAGACATCAACTGCTTCATGAT CGGGTGTGACAACTGCAATGAGTGGTTCCATGGGGACTGCATCCGGATCACTGAGAAGATGGCCAAGGCCATCCGGGAGTGGTACTGTCGGGAGTGCCGAG AGAAAGACCCTAAGCTGGAAATCCGTTATCGGCACAAGAAGTCACGGGAGCGGGACAGCAATGAGCGAGACGGCAGTGAGCCCCGGGATGAGGGTGGAGGGCGCAAGAGGCCTGCCCCAGATCCAGACCTGCAGCGTCGGGCGGGGTCAGGGACAGGGGTTGGGGCGATGCTTGCTCGGGGCTCTGCTTCGCCCCACAAATCCTCTCCACAGCCCTTGGTGGCCACACCCAGCCAG catcaccagcagcagcagcagatcAAACGGTCAGCCCGCATGTGTGGCGAGTGCGAGGCCTGCCGGCGCACTGAGGACTGTGGCCACTGCGACTTCTGTCGGGACATGAAGAAGTTTGGGGGCCCCAACAAAATCCGGCAGAAGTGCCGGCTGCGTCAGTGCCAGCTGCGGGCCCGG GAATCGTACAAGTACTTCCCTTCCTCG CTCTCGCCAGTGACGCCCTCAGAGTCCCTGCCACGGCCTCGCAGGCCACTGCCCACCCAGCAGCAGCCACAGCCATCACAGAAGCTGGGGCGCATCCGTGAGGACGAAGGGGCAGTGGCATCATCAGCAGTCAAGGAGCCACCTGAGGCTATGGCCACACCTGAGCCACTCTCGGATGAGGACCTGCCACTGGACCCTGACCTGTACCAGGACTTCTGTGCGGGGGCCTTTGATGACCATGGCCTG CCCTGGATGAGTGATACAGAGGAGTCTCCGTTCCTGGACCCTGCGCTGCGGAAGAGGGCAGTGAAAGTGAAGCATGTAAAGCGTCGGGAGAAGAAATCTGAGAAGAAG AAAGAAGAGAGATACAAGCGGCATCGGCAGAAACAGAAGCACAAGGACAAATGGAAACACCCAGAGCGCGCCGACGCCAAGGACCCTGCATCACTACCGCAGTGCCTGGGACCTGGCTGTGTGCGCCCTGCCCAGCCCGGCTCCAAGTATTGCTCAGATGACTGTGGCATGAAGCTGGCAGCCAA CCGCATCTATGAGATCCTCCCCCAGCGCATCCAGCAGTGGCAGCAGAGTCCCTGCATTGCTGAGGAGCATGGGAAGAAGCTGCTCGAACGTATTCGCCGTGAGCAGCAGAGTGCCCGCACCCGCCTTCAGGAAATGGAGCGCCGATTCCATGAGCTTGAGGCCATTATTCTTCGTGCCAAGCAGCAGGCTGTCCGTGAGGATGAGGAG AGCAATGAGGGTGACAGTGATGACACGGACCTGCAGATCTTCTGCGTCTCCTGCGGGCACCCTATCAACCCACGTGTTGCCTTGCGCCACATGGAGCGCTGCTACGCCAAG TATGAGAGCCAGACGTCCTTTGGGTCCATGTACCCCACACGCATTGAGGG AGCTACACGACTCTTCTGTGATGTCTATAATCCTCAGAGCAAGACCTATTGTAAGCGGCTCCAGGTGCTGTGCCCTGAGCACTCACGGGACCCCAAA GTGCCAGCAGATGAAGTATGTGGGTGCCCTCTTGTACGTGATGTCTTTGAGCTCACAGGTGACTTTTGTCGCCTGCCCAAACGCCAGTGTAACCGCCATTATTGCTGGGAGAAGTTGCGGCGTGCTGAAGTGGACCTGGAGCGTGTGCGCGTG TGGTACAAGCTGGATGAGCTGTTTGAGCAGGAGCGCAATGTACGCACAGCCATGACTAACCGGGCAGGATTACTGGCCCTGATGCTGCACCAAACGATCCAACATGACCCACTCACTACCGACCTGCGCTCCAGTGCTGACCGCTGA
- the CXXC1 gene encoding CXXC-type zinc finger protein 1 isoform X1: MEGDGSDPEPPDAGEDSKSENGENAPIYCICRKPDINCFMIGCDNCNEWFHGDCIRITEKMAKAIREWYCRECREKDPKLEIRYRHKKSRERDSNERDGSEPRDEGGGRKRPAPDPDLQRRAGSGTGVGAMLARGSASPHKSSPQPLVATPSQHHQQQQQIKRSARMCGECEACRRTEDCGHCDFCRDMKKFGGPNKIRQKCRLRQCQLRARLSPVTPSESLPRPRRPLPTQQQPQPSQKLGRIREDEGAVASSAVKEPPEAMATPEPLSDEDLPLDPDLYQDFCAGAFDDHGLPWMSDTEESPFLDPALRKRAVKVKHVKRREKKSEKKKEERYKRHRQKQKHKDKWKHPERADAKDPASLPQCLGPGCVRPAQPGSKYCSDDCGMKLAANRIYEILPQRIQQWQQSPCIAEEHGKKLLERIRREQQSARTRLQEMERRFHELEAIILRAKQQAVREDEESNEGDSDDTDLQIFCVSCGHPINPRVALRHMERCYAKYESQTSFGSMYPTRIEGATRLFCDVYNPQSKTYCKRLQVLCPEHSRDPKVPADEVCGCPLVRDVFELTGDFCRLPKRQCNRHYCWEKLRRAEVDLERVRVWYKLDELFEQERNVRTAMTNRAGLLALMLHQTIQHDPLTTDLRSSADR; the protein is encoded by the exons ATG GAGGGTGATGGTTCAGACCCAGAGCCTCCAGATGCTGGGGAGGACAGCAAGTCGGAGAATGGGGAGAATGCGCCCATCTACTGCATCTGCCGTAAACCAGACATCAACTGCTTCATGAT CGGGTGTGACAACTGCAATGAGTGGTTCCATGGGGACTGCATCCGGATCACTGAGAAGATGGCCAAGGCCATCCGGGAGTGGTACTGTCGGGAGTGCCGAG AGAAAGACCCTAAGCTGGAAATCCGTTATCGGCACAAGAAGTCACGGGAGCGGGACAGCAATGAGCGAGACGGCAGTGAGCCCCGGGATGAGGGTGGAGGGCGCAAGAGGCCTGCCCCAGATCCAGACCTGCAGCGTCGGGCGGGGTCAGGGACAGGGGTTGGGGCGATGCTTGCTCGGGGCTCTGCTTCGCCCCACAAATCCTCTCCACAGCCCTTGGTGGCCACACCCAGCCAG catcaccagcagcagcagcagatcAAACGGTCAGCCCGCATGTGTGGCGAGTGCGAGGCCTGCCGGCGCACTGAGGACTGTGGCCACTGCGACTTCTGTCGGGACATGAAGAAGTTTGGGGGCCCCAACAAAATCCGGCAGAAGTGCCGGCTGCGTCAGTGCCAGCTGCGGGCCCGG CTCTCGCCAGTGACGCCCTCAGAGTCCCTGCCACGGCCTCGCAGGCCACTGCCCACCCAGCAGCAGCCACAGCCATCACAGAAGCTGGGGCGCATCCGTGAGGACGAAGGGGCAGTGGCATCATCAGCAGTCAAGGAGCCACCTGAGGCTATGGCCACACCTGAGCCACTCTCGGATGAGGACCTGCCACTGGACCCTGACCTGTACCAGGACTTCTGTGCGGGGGCCTTTGATGACCATGGCCTG CCCTGGATGAGTGATACAGAGGAGTCTCCGTTCCTGGACCCTGCGCTGCGGAAGAGGGCAGTGAAAGTGAAGCATGTAAAGCGTCGGGAGAAGAAATCTGAGAAGAAG AAAGAAGAGAGATACAAGCGGCATCGGCAGAAACAGAAGCACAAGGACAAATGGAAACACCCAGAGCGCGCCGACGCCAAGGACCCTGCATCACTACCGCAGTGCCTGGGACCTGGCTGTGTGCGCCCTGCCCAGCCCGGCTCCAAGTATTGCTCAGATGACTGTGGCATGAAGCTGGCAGCCAA CCGCATCTATGAGATCCTCCCCCAGCGCATCCAGCAGTGGCAGCAGAGTCCCTGCATTGCTGAGGAGCATGGGAAGAAGCTGCTCGAACGTATTCGCCGTGAGCAGCAGAGTGCCCGCACCCGCCTTCAGGAAATGGAGCGCCGATTCCATGAGCTTGAGGCCATTATTCTTCGTGCCAAGCAGCAGGCTGTCCGTGAGGATGAGGAG AGCAATGAGGGTGACAGTGATGACACGGACCTGCAGATCTTCTGCGTCTCCTGCGGGCACCCTATCAACCCACGTGTTGCCTTGCGCCACATGGAGCGCTGCTACGCCAAG TATGAGAGCCAGACGTCCTTTGGGTCCATGTACCCCACACGCATTGAGGG AGCTACACGACTCTTCTGTGATGTCTATAATCCTCAGAGCAAGACCTATTGTAAGCGGCTCCAGGTGCTGTGCCCTGAGCACTCACGGGACCCCAAA GTGCCAGCAGATGAAGTATGTGGGTGCCCTCTTGTACGTGATGTCTTTGAGCTCACAGGTGACTTTTGTCGCCTGCCCAAACGCCAGTGTAACCGCCATTATTGCTGGGAGAAGTTGCGGCGTGCTGAAGTGGACCTGGAGCGTGTGCGCGTG TGGTACAAGCTGGATGAGCTGTTTGAGCAGGAGCGCAATGTACGCACAGCCATGACTAACCGGGCAGGATTACTGGCCCTGATGCTGCACCAAACGATCCAACATGACCCACTCACTACCGACCTGCGCTCCAGTGCTGACCGCTGA